The nucleotide window CAGGCCGCACGCGGGGCGACAGTGTTCAACGACGGCGATTAGCGGACGCTTGAATTGCCTCAAAATGGTGCGCCGGGATGGCACACCAACATCCGCGCCAGGAAGCCCCAAGCATGTTGCCCCAAGACCGCCTTCGCCAGATCACTGACCGGTTCGAGTACCTCGAAGCGCAACTGAATGCCGGGCCAGATGCGTCCCAGATCGCCCAGATCAGCCGCGAATACGCGGAGCTGAAGCCGGTCGTCGGGGAAATCGCCGCCTATAATCAACTGCTTGCGGATATGGCCGAGGCAGAGATGATGCTGGATGATCCCGACATGCGGCCGCTTGCCGAGGAAGAGCTTCCCCGCCTTCGCGATGCCATCCCGGCGGCCGAAAAGTCGCTGCAACTGGCGCTTCTGCCCCGGGACGCCGCCGATGCGAAACCCGCCATGATCGAAATCCGCCCCGGTACCGGTGGTGACGAGGCCGCCTTGTTCGCGGGCGACCTTCTTCGGATGTATACCCGGTACAGCGAGACGCGCGGCTGGCGGCTCGAAATCATCGACCTCGCCGAAACCGAGCTTGGCGGGATCAAGGAGGTCACGGCGCGGATCGAGGGCGAAAACGTCTTCGCCCGGCTGAAATTCGAATCCGGTGTCCACCGGGTGCAGCGCGTTCCGGAAACCGAATCCGGCGGACGCATTCATACGTCGGCTGCCACCGTCGCCGTCCTGCCGGAAGCGGAGGAGGTGGATATCGACATCCCCGCGCAGGACATCCGCATCGACACGATGCGGGCCAGCGGGGCAGGGGGACAGCATGTGAACACCACCGATTCCGCGGTGCGGATCACGCACCTCCCCTCGGGGATCGTTGTCACCAGTTCCGAGAAGTCGCAGCACCGCAACCGGGAGATCGCGATGCAGGTGCTGCGCGCCCGGCTCTACGATGCCGAACGCCAGAAGGCCGCCGATGCGATGGCCGCGGACCGCAAGGCGCAGGTGGGCTCCGGCGACCGGTCGGAACGGATTCGCACTTACAATTTCCCGCAAGGTCGCTTGACCGATCACCGGATCAACCTGACGCTTTACAAGCTGGACCAGGTGATGGCGGGGGATCTGGACGAGATCATCGACGCCCTGACCGCCGAGGATCAGGCGATGAAGCTGGCGGAGATGGAGGGGTGAGCGCGCAGTCCGCGCGTCCCGGCATGATTGACCAGAATGGCCCGGCGACGTTGCGGGAGGCGATGGCATTTGCGCTTTCCATTCCACTTGACGCGGCGCAGGGGCCAGAATTTGCCCGCGATGTGTGCTTGCTTATGGCGGAGGCGACGGGCCTCGACCGGGCGCAGGTCCTCATTGAACCGGACCGCCGCCTGACCCATGAGGAAGAAGCGAAATTCCTGCATCTCGTTGCCGAAAGGCGGAAGGGAAAGTCTCTCGCCCATGTGGTGGGCCACGTGGCCTTCTGGAACCGCCGCTTTCGTGTGACCGAGGACGTGCTGGTGCCGCGTCCGGAGACC belongs to Hasllibacter sp. MH4015 and includes:
- the prfA gene encoding peptide chain release factor 1 produces the protein MLPQDRLRQITDRFEYLEAQLNAGPDASQIAQISREYAELKPVVGEIAAYNQLLADMAEAEMMLDDPDMRPLAEEELPRLRDAIPAAEKSLQLALLPRDAADAKPAMIEIRPGTGGDEAALFAGDLLRMYTRYSETRGWRLEIIDLAETELGGIKEVTARIEGENVFARLKFESGVHRVQRVPETESGGRIHTSAATVAVLPEAEEVDIDIPAQDIRIDTMRASGAGGQHVNTTDSAVRITHLPSGIVVTSSEKSQHRNREIAMQVLRARLYDAERQKAADAMAADRKAQVGSGDRSERIRTYNFPQGRLTDHRINLTLYKLDQVMAGDLDEIIDALTAEDQAMKLAEMEG